The Phalacrocorax carbo chromosome 28, bPhaCar2.1, whole genome shotgun sequence genome has a window encoding:
- the POGZ gene encoding pogo transposable element with ZNF domain isoform X4, whose product MQVDLHPCWHEWSAPYCLLTKEPVAETLAPEKLLDSRSFKVVPCPQNAPEVLSRSIETNNQKAVCFHRSAVQASRMADTDLFMECEEEELEPWQKISDVIEDSVVEDYNSVDKTATAGNPLVQQSGQPLILTQNPTAGLGTMVTQPVLRPVQIMQNANHVTNSPVTSQPIFITTQGFPVRNVRPVQNTMNQVGIVLNVQQGQTVRPITLVPAPGTQFVKPTVGVPQVFSQMAQVRPGTTMPVRPTTNTFTTVIPATLTIRSTVPQSQAQQQMSIASFVTVKRPGVAGENSNEVAKLVNTLNTIPSLGQSPGPLVVSNSSPVHGSQRSSVSESSSSSSLKVSSSPIPTFDLQDGGRKVCPRCDAQFRVTEALRGHMCYCCPEMVEFLKKRKSLESEPNIQSAKPPSPEKTTAVASPPSSTPIPALSPPAKAPEPSENVVDSSQSKLIMLVDDFYYGRDGGKVSQLLNFPKVPASFRCPHCTKRLKNNIRFMNHMKHHVELDQQNGEVDVHTICQHCYRQFSTPFQLQCHLENVHSPYESTTKCKICEWAFESEPMFLQHMKDTHKPGEMPYVCQVCQYRSSLYSEVDSHFRMIHEDTRHLLCPYCLKVFKNGNAFQQHFMRHQKKSVYHCNKCRLQFLFAKDKIEHKLQHHKTFRKPKQLEGLKPGTKVTIRASRGQPRTVPISSNDMPQGTGQETTPLSSSTDPQPIFLYPPVQRNVQKRAVKKMSVLGRQTCLECSFEIPDFPNHFPTYVHCSLCRYSTCCSRAYANHMINNHVPRKSPKYLALFKNYTACGVKLFCSSCLFVSSEGDAMAKHLVFNPSHEFSNIIFRGPSWISHSRHVQPQDKSMKNTCPTYSPSKAATVKTKSMLPAKDDLEPELVPAAYNRPLACQEEECLNIDAEDEEQPTKEPEPASKKEQLSVKKLRVVLFALCCNTEQAAEHFRNPQRRIKRWLRRFQAFQEENLASLSEGKYLSLEAEEKLAEWVLTQREQQLPVNEETLFQKATKIGRSLEGGFKISYEWAVRFMLRHNLSTHTRRAVAHPLPKDVEDNASSFIEFVQRQIHTQDLPLSMIAAIDEISLFLDVEVLSSDDRKENALQTVGTGEPWCDVVLTILADGSVLPTLVFFRGHVQQPANVPESIILEAKENGYSDDEVMELWSSRVWQKHTECQNSKGMLVLDCHRTHLSEEVLSLLSASSTLPAVVPAGCSSKIQPLDVCIKRTVKNFLHKKWKEQAKEMADSTCDSDILLQLVLCWLAEVLEVISDSPELVQQSFLVASVLPGPDGTANSPTRNADMQEELIASLEEQLKLNDEQQEAAAAAEVQDRAQAEESADPEILHQLFEGESETESFYGFEDADLDLMEI is encoded by the exons CTGGCAATCCTCTTGTTCAGCAAAGTGGACAGCCGCTAATCCTTACCCAGAACCCGACCGCGGGTCTGGGCACGATGGTAACTCAGCCAGTATTACGACCTGTACAGATCATGCAGAACGCCAATCACGTCACAAACTCTCCGGTGACCAGCCAGCCCATCTTCATAACAACCCAG GGATTTCCCGTGAGGAATGTGCGGCCTGTACAAAACACAATGAACCAGGTTGGAATCGTTCTGAATGTACAGCAAGGTCAAACAGTTAGACCCATCACCCTCGTCCCAG CCCCAGGTACCCAGTTTGTTAAACCAACAGTTGGAGTTCCTCAGGTGTTCTCTCAAATGGCCCAGGTGAGACCAGGTACAACCATGCCGGTGCGACCCACCACCAACACTTTCACTACGGTCATTCCGGCCACGCTTACCATCAGGAGCACTGTACCACAGTCCCAGGCACAACAGCAAA TGAGCATCGCAAGCTTTGTGACTGTGAAGAGGCCTGGAGTGGCTGGTGAGAACAGCAACGAGGTTGCTAAGCTCGTGAACACCCTGAACACCATTCCTTCGTTAGGGCAGAGCCCTGGCCCGCTGGTGGTCTCCAACAGCAGCCCTGTGCATGGTTCCCAGAGATCGAGTGTTTCAGAGTCGTCGTCGTCGTCGTCGTTAAAAG TCAGTTCATCTCCTATTCCCACATTTGATTTGCAAGATGGTGGCAGGAAGGTCTGCCCGAGGTGCGATGCTCAGTTTCGAGTTACTGAAGCTTTAAGAGGACATATGTGT tactGCTGCCCTGAAATGGTTGAATtcctcaagaaaagaaaatctctagAATCTGAACCAAATATTCAATCTGCAAAGCCTCCATCTCCAGAAAAAACTACAGCTGTTGCTTCGCCACCCTCTTCTACCCCTATCCCTGCCCTGTCCCCGCCTGCTAAAGCTCCAGAGCCAAGTGAAAACGTAGTTGACTCATCCCAAAGTAAGCTCATTATGTTGGTAGATGATTTCTACTATGGCAGAGATGGTGGCAAAGTGAGCCAGCTACTGAACTTCCCCAAGGTTCCAGCTTCCTTCAGGTGTCCGCACTGCACCAAGAGGCTAAAGAACAACATCAG GTTTATGAATCACATGAAGCACCACGTTGAACTGGACCAGCAGAACGGAGAGGTAGATGTCCACACCATCTGCCAGCATTGTTACCGGCAGTTCTCCACTCCGTTTCAGCTACAGTGTCACTTAGAGAATGTCCACAGTCCCTACGAGTCAACAA caAAGTGCAAGATTTGCGAGTGGGCATTTGAGAGTGAGCCAATGTTCCTACAGCACATGAAGGACACTCACAAGCCTGGGGAGATGCCCTATGTTTGTCAG GTCTGCCAGTATCGCTCATCGCTCTATTCTGAAGTGGACAGCCATTTCCGAATGATCCACGAAGACACGCGGCACCTGCTCTGTCCTTACTGTCTCAAAGTCTTCAAGAATGGCAATGCTTTCCAACAGCACTTCATGAGGCATCAG AAGAAGAGTGTTTATCACTGCAACAAGTGTAGACTCCAGTTCCTATTTGCCAAGGATAAAATTGAACACAAGCTGCAGCACCACAAAACTTTCCGAAAGCCCAAACAATTAGAAGGATTGAAACCTGGAACCAAG GTTACAATCAGGGCGTCTAGAGGACAGCCACGGACAGTGCCAATATCTTCAAATGACATGCCGCAGGGCACTGGACAGGAAACCACTCCGCTGTCATCTTCTACCGATCCCCAGCCCATCTTCCTGTACCCGCCTGTCCAGAGGAACGTCCAGAAGAGAGCGGTCAAAAAAAT GAGCGTGCTGGGGCGGCAGACTTGTCTGGAGTGCAGCTTCGAAATCCCCGACTTCCCAAACCACTTTCCCACCTACGTGCACTGTTCGCTGTGTCGCTACAGCACTTGCTGCTCCAGAGCTTACGCCAACCACATGATCAA CAACCATGTTCCTCGGAAGAGTCCAAAGTACTtggctttgtttaaaaactaTACTGCCTG TGGTGTAAAGCTGTTCTGTTCCTCTTGTCTCTTTGTATCATCTGAGGGTGATGCAATGGCCAAACATCTGGTCTTCAATCCATCACACGAGTTTAGTAACATTATTTTCCGAG GGCCTTCTTGGATATCACATTCCAG GCACGTTCAGCCCCAGGACAAAAGCATGAAGAATACATGCCCTACCTATTCCCCAAGTAAAGCTGCTACTGTGAAAACAAAGTCTATGTTACCTGCGAAAGATGACCTGGAGCCTGAACTGGTGCCAGCAGCCTACAACAGACCTCTGGCCTGCCAGGAAGAGGAGTGCTTAAATATTGATGCTGAAGACGAGGAGCAGCCAACAAAGGAGCCCGAGCCTGCAAGCAAAAAGGAGCAGCTGTCGGTAAAAAAGCTGCGAGTTGTACTGTTTGCTTTGTGCTGCAACACTGAGCAGGCTGCAGAGCACTTCCGAAATCCTCAGAGGCGGATCAAGCGCTGGCTACGAAGGTTTCAAGCTTTCCAAGAAGAGAACTTGGCATCCCTGTCAGAGGGCAAGTACCTCAGCCTAGAGGCTGAAGAGAAGCTAGCGGAGTGGGTCCTCACGCagagagagcagcagctgcctgtgaaCGAGGAGACGCTCTTCCAGAAAGCCACCAAGATTGGCCGATCCCTCGAAGGTGGCTTCAAGATCTCCTACGAGTGGGCGGTGAGGTTCATGCTACGGCACAACCTCAGCACGCACACTCGAAGGGCGGTGgctcaccccctccccaaagacGTAGAGGACAACGCCAGTTCCTTCATCGAGTTTGTGCAGCGGCAAATCCACACTCAAGACCTGCCGCTCTCCATGATCGCGGCCATCGACGAAATCTCTCTCTTCCTCGATGTGGAGGTGCTGAGCAGCGACGACAGGAAGGAGAACGCTTTGCAGACGGTGGGAACCGGGGAGCCCTGGTGCGACGTCGTCCTCACGATCCTCGCCGACGGCAGCGTTCTCCCGACGCTGGTCTTCTTCAGGGGTCACGTACAGCAGCCCGCCAATGTGCCGGAGTCTATCATACTGGAAGCAAAGGAGAACGGATACAGCGACGACGAAGTCATGGAGCTGTGGTCGTCCAGAGTGTGGCAGAAGCACACGGAGTGCCAGAACAGCAAGGGCATGCTCGTGCTGGATTGTCACCGAACGCACCTATCGGAAGAAGTACTTTCCTTGCTGAGTGCCTCCAGCACTCTGCCGGCTGTTGTCCCTGCGGGCTGCAGCTCCAAAATCCAGCCTCTAGATGTTTGTATAAAAAggactgtgaaaaatttcttgcATAAAAAGTGGAAAGAGCAAGCCAAGGAAATGGCGGACTCCACGTGCGACTCGGACATCCTTCTCCAGCTGGTTTTGTGCTGGCTGGCAGAGGTCCTGGAGGTCATTAGTGACTCTCCTGAACTTGTGCAGCAGTCCTTCCTGGTGGCCAGCGTGCTGCCCGGTCCGGACGGCACGGCCAACTCGCCCACGCGCAACGCCGACATGCAGGAGGAGCTGATCGCCTcgctggaggagcagctgaagctgaacgatgagcagcaggaggcggcggcggcggctgagGTCCAGGATCGGGCCCAGGCCGAGGAATCTGCAGACCCAGAAATCCTCCATCAGCTCTTCGAAGGGGAGAGCGAGACTGAATCCTTTTACGGCTTTGAAGACGCCGATTTGGATCTGATGGAAATCTGA